The nucleotide sequence TCCTGATCACGCAGCACATGCCGGCGGGCTTCACGCGCTCTTTCGCCCAGCGGCTGGACAGCCTGTGCAGCCTGACGGTGCGCGAGGCCACCCATGGCGAGCGCGTGCTGCCCGGGCACGTCTACCTGGCGCCGGGTGGCGAATGCCATATGCGGCTCGGGCGTAGCGGCGCCAACTATATCGTCGAGCTGGACCCGTCCGAGCCGGTGAACCGGCACCGGCCTTCGGTGGATGTGCTGTTCCATTCGGTGGCGGTGTCGGCGGGGCGCAACGCCGTGGGCGTCATCCTGACCGGCATGGGCAAGGACGGCGCGGCGGGACTGCTGGAAATGAAACGCGCGGGCGCGCGCACGCTGGCGCAGGACGAAACCAGCTGCGTGGTCTTCGGCATGCCGCGCGAGGCCATCGCGCTGGGAGCGGCCGACGAAGTGGTATCGCTGGACGCGATGAGCGAACGCATCCTGGCCAATGCCGGGGATCGCGGACACCGCGTATGATGCCGGACGGCGGTCGTCCTGGCATGCAACTGAATTTTTTGGAGTCGATGAGATGGTTGACAAGAATTTGAAAATTTTGGTGGTGGACGATTTCCCGACCATGCGTCGCATCGTCCGCAACCTGCTGAAGGAGCTGGGGTTCGAAAACGTCGACGAGGCCGAGGACGGCCAGATGGCCCTGGACAAGCTGCGTACCGGCGGCTTCCAGTTCGTCGTCTCGGACTGGAACATGCCCAATCTGGACGGGCTGTCGATGCTGCAGCAGATACGCGCCGACGCCAATCTCTCCAAGCTGCCCGTGCTGATGGTGACGGCGGAAGCCAAGAAGGAAAACATCGTCGCGGCCGCGCAGGCCGGCGCGAACGGCTACGTGGTCAAGCCCTTCACGGCCGCCACGCTGGAAGAAAAGCTGAACAAGATTTTCGAAAAACTCGGCGGCTGAGGATGGCATGGAGACGACGCAAAGCCCCAACGGCGATCCCGGCGAACTGATCCACCGCATCGCATCCCTGACGCGCATGCTGCGCGACAGCATGCGCGAGCTTGGCCTGGACCAGGCCATCAAGGATGCGGCCGAAGCCATACCCGACGCCCGCGACCGCCTGCGCTACGTGGCGCAGATGACGGAACAGGCCGCGCACCGGGTATTGAACGCCATCGACCAGACGCAGCCCATCCAGGACGAGATGGCCAAGAACGCGCAGACCCTGGACGCCCGCTGGCGCGAATGGTTCGACCAGCCGCTGGAGCTGGCCCAGGCGCGCGAACTGGTGAAGGACACGCGCGACTTCCTGCAGGACGTGCCCAAGCAGACGCAGGCGACCCAGTCCAAGCTGCTGGAAATCATGATGGCCCAGGATTTCCAGGACCTGACCGGCCAGGTCATCATGAAGATGATGGACGTGGTGGGCGCGATCGAGAAGGAGCTCCTGCAGGTGCTCATCGACAATGTGCCCACCGAACGGCGCGAGGAAGCCACGTCGCTGCTGAACGGCCCGCAGGTCAACCCGACCGGCAAGGCCGACGTGGTGACGAGCCAGGACCAGGTGGACGACCTGCTGGCCAGCCTGGGCTTCTAGAAAGGGAGGGCCCACCCCGAAGGGGAGGACCCGCCCCCCGAAGCGCTGCGCGCTTCCCCCCTCAAGGGGGGCGACGCTGGAGGACCGGCGGAGCCGGATCCTCGGCGTCCCGGGTCGGGGGCGCCTGTTTCTTGCGTGGGGCCGTCGTGCGGCCACAGCGGGCCGGGCGGCCGGCTTTTTTGCTTGGATCGAAAAGCGCCGCTTTCCCCGGCTTGATCGCGGATTCGCTTTTCCGCGCTTTTCCTAAAATTTCATCGCCGGCCTGTTTCATCCGCAAGGAGGCTCTCGAGAGAGCGCCCACAGGCCCGGCCGACGTCCGGATAAGCGCGCAGCATGGCCGAAGAAAGCGATCTCGAAAAAACCGAAGCCGCCTCACCCCGGCGCCTGGAAAAGGCGCGCGAGGAAGGGCAGGTTCCCCGATCCCGGGAGCTGAGCACCTTTCTGGTGCTGGCCACCGGCGTGGCGGTGCTGTGGGGCGGCGGCGCGTATATCTACCAGTCGCTCGACGGCATCATGCGGCATGCGCTGGGCTTCGAGCCGGATCTCGCGCGCGATACGAATGTCATGCTGACGAGCGCCGCCGAAAGCGGCTGGCAGGGCCTGATCACCGCGCTGCCCATCCTGGGCCTGCTTGGGGTCGCCGGCGTGTTCGCCGGCTTGCTGCTGGGTGGCCTGGTGTGGTCGGGCAAGCCTTTGGAATTCAATTTCAACAAGCTCAATCCGCTGACCGGCATCGGCCGCATGTTCTCATGGCAGACCGTGGTCGAACTGGCCAAGGCCATCAGCAAGGCGCTGGTCGTCGGCGGGGTGGCGGCAGCCACCATCTGGCATTACATCGACGAAATGACCGGCCTGATGCACGCGGCGCCGGCCGCGGCGCTCGCCAATATGCTGAACCTCATCGGCCTGTGCTGCGCCTTCGCGGTCGCCTCGCTGCTGCTGATCGCCTTGCTCGACGTGCCCTGGCAGATATTCAGCCATGCCAAGAAGCTGCGCATGAGCAAGGAAGACGTGAAACAGGAGTTCAAGGAAAGCGAGGGCGATCCCATGATCAAGGCGCGCATGCGGCAGCTGCAGCGCCAGGCGGCGCGCCGCCGCATGATGGCCGAGGTGCCCAAGGCCGACGTGGTCGTCACCAATCCCACGCATTACGCCGTCGCGCTCCGCTATAGCGACGGCGATATGGCCGCCCCGCGCGTCGTGGCCAAGGGCATGGGAGAGATCGCCGCCCGCATCCGCGAGCTCGCGCAGGAAAACCGCGTGCCCATGCTGGAGGCGCCGCCCCTGGCGCGCGCGCTGTACCGTCACGTCGAACTGGGGCAGGAAATCCCCGCCGCCCTGTACACAGCGGTCGCCGAGGTGCTGGCCTGGGTGTTCCAGCTGCGGTCGTGGCGCCCGGGCTGGGCGCCGCCGGTTGCCCCGACCAATCTGCCCGTGCCCGAGGGAATGGACCCGCAGGCCGGGCCCGCGGCCTTGGCGGCCGCCGAAGGAGCTTAAGGAATGGGCGCGTTGATCGCCATGTTCAAGAACAACGGCGGCGCCCAGGCGCGGCTGCTGGCCGGTCCCTTGCTGATCGTGATGGTCCTGGGGATGATGATCCTGCCTTTGCCGGCATTCATCCTGGACCTGCTGTTCACGTTCAATATCTCGCTGGCGATCATGATCCTGCTGGTGGCCATGTTCACCCGCAAGCCGCTGGACTTCGCCGCCTTTCCGTCGGTGCTGCTGTTCGCCACGCTGCTGCGGCTGTCGCTGAACGTGGCCTCCACCCGCGTCGTGCTGCTGCATGGCCATACCGGACCGGACGCGGCGGGCAAGGTGATCGAGGCCTTCGGGCACTTCCTGGTGGGCGGCAACTTCGCCATCGGCATCATCCTGTTCGTGATCCTGACGATCATCAACTTCATCGTGATCACCAAGGGCGCGGGCCGGATCGCCGAAGTCGGCGCGCGCTTCACCCTGGACGCCATGCCCGGCAAGCAGATGGCGATCGATGCCGACCTGAACGCCGGCCTGATCCGCGAGGACGAAGCGCGGCGGCGCCGTGGCGAGGTCGCCCAGGAAGCGGATTTCTATGGCTCCATGGACGGCGCCAGCAAATTCGTGCGCGGCGACGCGGTGGCCGGCCTGTTGATCATGGCGATCAACGTCATCGGCGGCCTGATCGTCGGCGTGGCCCAGCACGGCCTGTCGGTGGGCGATTCGGCGCGCGTGTATACGCTGTTGACCATCGGCGACGGCCTGGTGGCGCAGATCCCGGCGCTGATCATTTCCACGGCCGCGGGCGTGGTCGTATCGCGGGTCGCGAACGGGCAGGACGTCGGCCAGCAGATCATCGGCCAGCTGTTCTCCAATCCCAGCGTGCTGTTCCTGACCGCCGGTATCGTGGGCGTGATGGGGCTGATCCCCAATATGCCGCACATCGCTTTCCTGGCGCTGGCGGCGGCGTTCGGCACGGGCGGCTGGCTGCTGTACAAGAAGCAGATGCGCGACGCCGCCGAGGAGAGCCGCGCGCCCACGCCCGCGCAGGAACAGGCCAAGATCGCCGCTGCCGAGGCCAGCTGGGACGACGTTTCCATGGTCGACCAGTTGGGACTGGAAGTCGGCTATCGCCTGATTCCGCTGGTGGACCACTCGCAGAACGGCGAGCTGCTGCACCGGGTGCGCAGCCTGCGCAAGAAGTTCGCGCAGGACGTGGGCTTCCTGCCGCCGGTGGTGCATATCCGCGACAACCTGGAACTCAAGCCCAACGATTACGTCATCCTGCTGTCCGGCGTGGAGGTCGGCCGCGGCGTGGCAATGCCGGGCCAGTGGCTGGCCATCGATCCCGGCGGCGTGACCATCAAGCTCAAGGGCACGCCGACCACGGATCCGGCCTTCGGCCTGCCGGCGGTCTGGATCGATGCGTCGCTGCGCGACCAGGCCCAGGTGGCGGGCTATACGGTGGTGGACGCCAGCACCGTGGTCGCCACCCACCTGAACCACCTGATGCATCGCCATGGCTCCCAGCTGCTGGGACGCCAGGAAGTGCAGCAGCTGCTGGACCGCATCGCGCGCGAGGCGCCCAAGCTGGTCGAGGACCTGGTGCCCAAGACCATCTCGCTCACCTTGCTGCAAAAGGTGCTGCAGGGCTTGTTGGCCGAAGAGGTCCCCATCCGCGACATGCGCTCGATCGTGGACACCATCTCGGAACATGGGCCGCGCCTGTCGGCGCTCAACGCCACCTCGGGCGGCCAGCCCGATGTCGGCGAGCTCATCGCCCTGGTGCGCCGCTCGCTGGGCCGCGCCATTACGCAGCAATGGTTCCCCGGCGAAGGCGAAGTCCGCGTCATCGGCCTGGACGTCCGGCTGGAGCGCGTGCTGTCGCAGGCCATCGGCACCAGCGGCGTGCTGGAGCCCGGCCTGGCCGACACCCTGCTGCGCGAAACGCGCGCGGCCGTCTCCCGCCAGGAGGCGCTGGGCAATGCGCCCGTCCTGGTCGTATCGCCGGTCCTGCGGCCGGCCCTGTCCCGTTTCCTGCGCCACCACGTTCCGCAACTGGGCGTGCTGGCCAATACCGAAATTCCGGATGAACGCATCGTGCGAGTCACGGCGCTGATCGGGGGTAACTCTTGAAGATCACCCGCTTTTTCGCGGCGACCCATCGCGAGGTCATGCGCGAAGTGCGCATGGCCCTGGGGCCGGACGCATTGATTATCTCCAGCCGCAGCATGGACGGCGGCGTGGAGGTCATGGCCACGGACCCCTCCGCCATCGACGACGAGGGCCGCATCGTGTTCCGCGAGCCGGAGCCAGCCGTGGCGGAAGTGCGCGCGGCGCAGGACGCGCCGGCCGCGGCGCCGCGCGCCGATGTGGCGCCTGCCGTGGAAGCGCCCGTCCACCCACCGCGATTCGCGGGCAACGGCCTGGCCGAACCCAGGATCGTCGATGCGCGCGCGGCCGAGCCGGCCCACGCGGAGGCCCGTATGCCGGCATTCACCGGCGCCACGCCGGCCGCCGCGCCGCGTGCGCCGGCCCCGCCGCCGCCGCCCGCGCCGGTCTATGGCCCGGCGGACCATACGTTCGCGCTGGTGGACGAGGAAAACACCCAGTACCAGGCCGCCGGCGCCGCGGTGCCCGACGCCAGCCAGGTAACGGAGGCGCTGAACGCCCTGCGCGGCGCGCTGGAAACCCGCATCGACGGCCTGATGTGGGGCAAGGGACTGAGCCGCGAGCCCGTGCCCACCACGCTGTTCCGCACCCTGATGGAGGCCGGCTTCAGCGCCAACCTGATCCGCGCCATGCTGACGCGCCTGCCGCCGCGCATGACCTTCGCGGCGGCCATGAACTGGGCGCGCAACGAGCTGATCAACCATCTGCCCGTCATGGGCGACGAAGACGAGTTGCTGGGCAACGGCGGCGTGTTCGCGCTGGTCGGGCCGACCGGGGTCGGCAAGACCACCACGCTGGCCAAGCTGGCGGCGCGCTGCGTGGCCCGCGTGGGCCGCGACCAGGTCGCGATGCTCACCACCGACAACTTCCGTATCGGCGCGCACGAGCAGTTGCAAATCTACGGCCGCCTGATGGGCGTGCCGACCCGTTCGGTGCGCGATGTCGCGCAGCTGCGCGAGACGCTGGCCGAACTGGGCGCGCGCAGGATTATCCTGATCGACACGACGGGCATCAGCCAGCGCGACCGGCACGTCGCCGAACAGGCCGCGATGCTTTGCGGCGCCGGCCGGCCGGTGCAGCGCCTGGTCGTGCTGAACGCGGCCAGCCAGGGCGACACGCTGGACGAGGTCGCGCACGCCTATCGCAACGGCGCCGACGAAGACGTGCGCGGCTGCATCATCACCAAGATCGACGAGGCCTCGCGCTACGCGGCGGCGCTGGACACCGCCATCCGGCACCGCCTTCCCATCCACTACGTGTCGCGCGGCCAGCGCGTGCCCGAGCACATGGAGGTTCCCACGGCCGCCGAGCTGGTCGATGGCGCCTTCGCCTGCCTGCGCCGGCCCGCGCTGTACACCCCCAGCGAGGCGGACCTGGCGGCGCTGTGGTCGGCCTCGCGCGAGGAGGCCGGCGGGCTGATCGGCATGGACCCCGTGCGGCGGCGCCAGCTGCTGGCCTCGGCCATGCTGCGTCCGCAGGGCGCCAGCGCGGAAACCGAGCAGGACATGGATGCGGCGCTGGCCTGGATCAATACCGATCCGGCTTGCGTGCAGGCGCGGGAGCTGTGGCGCGGGCTGGGCAGCCGGCCGCCGCTGGCCACGCCCGCCCTGGTGCGCATGCCCCTGGATATGGTGCGCGGGGAATTCTCCGCGACCTGCTCCCGGCACCTGCTGGTGCTGCACGGGCAGGTGGCCATGAGCGGGCAGGGCATGCCGGGCGGAACCTTGATGTCCTCGCTGCTGATGAGCGACCGCGGCGCGGCGCTGGCCGCGCCGGTGCAGCAACTGGCCCTGGAACACGGCACCGTCTCCAGTATCGACACCGGTGCGGCGCCCCACGCCAATGTGGGCGACGCCCTGGCCGCGCGGGCGGCATGGCTGCAGGGCGCCCTGAAGCCGCTGCCGGTGGTGCACCTGATCGCGGCCGGGACCGCGGCGCTATGGCAATCCCTGTCCGCGCAGGGCATGGACTGGATGTCGCGCTGCACGGGCGCGCTGCGCGTGGTGCAGGATGAAAGTCCCACCATCCTGCAGGCGATCGGCAAGACGCTGGGCTATG is from Bordetella bronchialis and encodes:
- the cheY gene encoding chemotaxis response regulator CheY: MVDKNLKILVVDDFPTMRRIVRNLLKELGFENVDEAEDGQMALDKLRTGGFQFVVSDWNMPNLDGLSMLQQIRADANLSKLPVLMVTAEAKKENIVAAAQAGANGYVVKPFTAATLEEKLNKIFEKLGG
- the cheZ gene encoding protein phosphatase CheZ — its product is METTQSPNGDPGELIHRIASLTRMLRDSMRELGLDQAIKDAAEAIPDARDRLRYVAQMTEQAAHRVLNAIDQTQPIQDEMAKNAQTLDARWREWFDQPLELAQARELVKDTRDFLQDVPKQTQATQSKLLEIMMAQDFQDLTGQVIMKMMDVVGAIEKELLQVLIDNVPTERREEATSLLNGPQVNPTGKADVVTSQDQVDDLLASLGF
- the flhB gene encoding flagellar biosynthesis protein FlhB; translation: MAEESDLEKTEAASPRRLEKAREEGQVPRSRELSTFLVLATGVAVLWGGGAYIYQSLDGIMRHALGFEPDLARDTNVMLTSAAESGWQGLITALPILGLLGVAGVFAGLLLGGLVWSGKPLEFNFNKLNPLTGIGRMFSWQTVVELAKAISKALVVGGVAAATIWHYIDEMTGLMHAAPAAALANMLNLIGLCCAFAVASLLLIALLDVPWQIFSHAKKLRMSKEDVKQEFKESEGDPMIKARMRQLQRQAARRRMMAEVPKADVVVTNPTHYAVALRYSDGDMAAPRVVAKGMGEIAARIRELAQENRVPMLEAPPLARALYRHVELGQEIPAALYTAVAEVLAWVFQLRSWRPGWAPPVAPTNLPVPEGMDPQAGPAALAAAEGA
- the flhA gene encoding flagellar biosynthesis protein FlhA, with the protein product MGALIAMFKNNGGAQARLLAGPLLIVMVLGMMILPLPAFILDLLFTFNISLAIMILLVAMFTRKPLDFAAFPSVLLFATLLRLSLNVASTRVVLLHGHTGPDAAGKVIEAFGHFLVGGNFAIGIILFVILTIINFIVITKGAGRIAEVGARFTLDAMPGKQMAIDADLNAGLIREDEARRRRGEVAQEADFYGSMDGASKFVRGDAVAGLLIMAINVIGGLIVGVAQHGLSVGDSARVYTLLTIGDGLVAQIPALIISTAAGVVVSRVANGQDVGQQIIGQLFSNPSVLFLTAGIVGVMGLIPNMPHIAFLALAAAFGTGGWLLYKKQMRDAAEESRAPTPAQEQAKIAAAEASWDDVSMVDQLGLEVGYRLIPLVDHSQNGELLHRVRSLRKKFAQDVGFLPPVVHIRDNLELKPNDYVILLSGVEVGRGVAMPGQWLAIDPGGVTIKLKGTPTTDPAFGLPAVWIDASLRDQAQVAGYTVVDASTVVATHLNHLMHRHGSQLLGRQEVQQLLDRIAREAPKLVEDLVPKTISLTLLQKVLQGLLAEEVPIRDMRSIVDTISEHGPRLSALNATSGGQPDVGELIALVRRSLGRAITQQWFPGEGEVRVIGLDVRLERVLSQAIGTSGVLEPGLADTLLRETRAAVSRQEALGNAPVLVVSPVLRPALSRFLRHHVPQLGVLANTEIPDERIVRVTALIGGNS
- the flhF gene encoding flagellar biosynthesis protein FlhF, whose amino-acid sequence is MREVRMALGPDALIISSRSMDGGVEVMATDPSAIDDEGRIVFREPEPAVAEVRAAQDAPAAAPRADVAPAVEAPVHPPRFAGNGLAEPRIVDARAAEPAHAEARMPAFTGATPAAAPRAPAPPPPPAPVYGPADHTFALVDEENTQYQAAGAAVPDASQVTEALNALRGALETRIDGLMWGKGLSREPVPTTLFRTLMEAGFSANLIRAMLTRLPPRMTFAAAMNWARNELINHLPVMGDEDELLGNGGVFALVGPTGVGKTTTLAKLAARCVARVGRDQVAMLTTDNFRIGAHEQLQIYGRLMGVPTRSVRDVAQLRETLAELGARRIILIDTTGISQRDRHVAEQAAMLCGAGRPVQRLVVLNAASQGDTLDEVAHAYRNGADEDVRGCIITKIDEASRYAAALDTAIRHRLPIHYVSRGQRVPEHMEVPTAAELVDGAFACLRRPALYTPSEADLAALWSASREEAGGLIGMDPVRRRQLLASAMLRPQGASAETEQDMDAALAWINTDPACVQARELWRGLGSRPPLATPALVRMPLDMVRGEFSATCSRHLLVLHGQVAMSGQGMPGGTLMSSLLMSDRGAALAAPVQQLALEHGTVSSIDTGAAPHANVGDALAARAAWLQGALKPLPVVHLIAAGTAALWQSLSAQGMDWMSRCTGALRVVQDESPTILQAIGKTLGYVPVGEAGDMVGLSHVVGDAVVPLRLWAAGTEVTLAGRGADTTPVRAVCAKLIDPSGRVVQQVYGLTNVGVAQADAATIARWLVLHDHAKGAFRYMAHAWQPLAGAASGDDSTLRQMLMAGQLGAACWQLAHAPSASIMRKLLQGLMGPERKLPARLVPPALLRFLAMVEMAGEGGAP